The Larus michahellis chromosome 2, bLarMic1.1, whole genome shotgun sequence genome window below encodes:
- the SBSPON gene encoding somatomedin-B and thrombospondin type-1 domain-containing protein: MGGGALSGALWLGLLWAGSGAGGSCSGKCCEGRDAACVGEGWREGGGYGTCYCDGGCRRAGDCCHDHSQACPALPCVVGEWSHWSGCAEQCQPNLRIRRRYVQQEPKNGGEPCPALEEKAGCLEYLTYQGKDCGHEHVPAFITTSEYGKERKRRAASSLWPSDKEAAGYCVEFKTESLSHHCALENRPYARWMQYLREGHTVCVACQPPAMNTDTQRCSGDGHNADGGKILHWEAVGNSQCQGTWKKIRQLEQCSCPLVHSFIFT, encoded by the exons ATGGGCGGCGGGGCTCTGTCGGGAGCGCtgtggctggggctgctgtgggccggcagcggggccggggggagctgcTCGGGAAAGTGCTGCGAGGGTCGGGACGCCGCTTGTGTCggtgagggatggagggagggagggggctacGGGACCTGCTACTGCGACGGAGGGTGCCGGCGAGCCGGGGACTGCTGTCACGACCACAGCCAGGCGTGCCCGG CTCTTCCATGTGTTGTGGGGGAGTGGAGTCATTGGAGTGGCTGTGCAGAGCAGTGTCAACCCAATCTGCGGATACGGAGGCGCTATGTACAGCAGGAACCTAAAAATGGTGGGGAACCTTGTCCTGCTCTAGAGGAGAAGGCTGGCTGCCTGGAATACCTGACTTACCAGGGAAAGGACTGTGGCCACGAGCATG TCCCTGCTTTCATAACTACCTCTGAATACGGTAAAGAAAGAAAACGGCGAGCGGCGTCTTCTCTCTGGCCTTCAGACAAAGAAGCAGCTGG ATACTGTGTGGAATTTAAAACAGAATCACTTTCACACCACTGTGCTTTGGAGAATCGGCCATACGCTCGATGGATGCAGTACCTACGAGAAGGACATACTGTGTGTGTGGCTTGCCAGCCTCCAGCGATGAATACCGACACGCAGCGCTGTTCTGGAGATGGCCATAATGCAGATGG AGGTAAAATTTTACACTGGGAAGCAGTTGGCAACTCTCAGTGCCAAGGAACCTGGAAGAAGATTCGGCAGCTGGAGCAATGTTCATGTCCCCTTGTGCATagctttatttttacataa